Genomic window (Syntrophales bacterium):
TTTTCAGTTTACATTTGCCGTACATTTACCCCGGTTTCATCAAGGCAACGAAGGCTGCTGCTTCGAGAACGTAATGGAAAATCACAACGTTCCCCGGCAATGGGGACAGTGCGGCATCGGTTTTTTCTCTTTTTTTGCTTCTGGTTGATCGGAAGCGAAGAATGGCAGGGACAACTCTATCGCGGCCCTGACATCATCGGGGGCTATCGATGAACCCGAACCCAGAAAGCCGTAGTAGCGGATTTTCATGAATCCACAGGGTAAAACGTGCTTAAGATAGCGGCGGATAAATTCCATGACCTCAAGCGACATCGTGCGC
Coding sequences:
- a CDS encoding transposase, whose protein sequence is MHGSLKYLAPYVFKVAISDSRIVGIHQRQVTFRYKKQRSARWRTMSLEVMEFIRRYLKHVLPCGFMKIRYYGFLGSGSSIAPDDVRAAIELSLPFFASDQPEAKKEKKPMPHCPHCRGTL